The genomic region TATTAGATCAGCTGTCGATACTGTGAGTTTCTTTGTCAGTATGTGAAACCGAATGGAGCGCGCCAACTCAACTCAATTGAGTGTAATTTCGGAGAGAAACACTGTCAACGCATCAACAACTGATATGAGGGTGATTATCACGTACGCACACCGATGTGAACGTAGAAATGATAAACGAACACGGATTTGCGGATTTGCACGTTCACACAACTGCATCTGATGGGGTTGACACGCTTTCTGAACGATGTGCCCGTGCTAGGGAGGTCGATCTTCCTATCTTTGCTGTAACTGATCATGACTGTGTTCATCCAGCGTTCTCGAAACCAATTATGAAGCGAGATCATTGTGCCGTTATTAATGGGGCTGAAATTCGAGCGGGTGTCGCAGGTCATGAGATCGAAATTCTCGGACTATTTTTAGATCCGACATCATCAGAGCTTCAAGATGTCCTTGAGCGCGTCCAACAACACCGAATCAACCGCAATCAAACCATTGTGAATGCACTCCGCACTCACGCCGGACTGGAAGCCACATACGAAATGCTCATTCATCGTGTTGATGGTGTTTTGACACGTCCGCACTTAGCCGAGCAACTCGAACGTGAGGGCATTGTTGAGTCACATGACGAGGCGTTTCAGCAATATCTTCAATCCGGTGTCAAAACACATGAGCCACTCAAGTTAGTTGCGTGTGAAATAGTCATCAGCGCGATTCATGCTGCGGGTGGCGTTGCATCGCTTGCACATCCCGGATATTTTCAACCACCCACATCAGAACATACATTTGATTCACTTGCGTCATTAATTCAGAGACTCAAAACGGCAGGATTAGACGCAATAGAGGTGACATATGAGTATGGTGCATCTGGATTCAGCCCTCCAAGAGCAACGACACTGGCGAATAAGACCGATTTATTGCAAACTGGTGGTTCGGACTGCCATGGGGTGGATACATCAATAACTAGCATTGGCGATGTTCGAGTCTCTCGCTCACAATTTCGTCGTCTATATGAAAGATCAGACACCACTATCCGTCCGCACTGATATTCTCACTGAGCACGCAGTATATGATAAAATCGCTAACACTTGATACTACCTCGCAATTCTATGAGGACATTATAAAATGAGATTATGCGACGCTGATGGACGCTCTCATAAGCGTTGTATATACGACATTCTGATTAGTAATATCAACAAATTAATATAATCATAGACATTCAATATACTAACACGTAATTGCCGATGTTTGTGTATGAGAGTACAAAATCTGGATTCTTAGATGATGTCCTGGCAGGTCGGTTAGTTTCAGAGATTAAGCGGGGATATCAATCACACGGGATTGGGATGGGCGCTTCCAATGAAATTCGGTCTTGGAAGAACTCACTGCAGTACATGCATACAGTCTTGGTTAACAGTTCAGTGCCAGACAATGCAGGGGTAGCAATCGAATTTAAAATCCCACTTACCTCACGCCGAGTCGATTTTCTTCTTTCAGGATATGATAATGCGGATAATGCGAATGTCATAATCATTGAGCTTAAACAGTGGAGCGGCGACAGCACTCAAATGGTCGCAGATAAAGATGGAATTGTGAAGACTCCCCTGGGGGGTGGTATACATGAGACAACCCATCCAAGTTATCAAGCAAGCTCATACGCTCAGTTGTTAAAAGATTTCAACGTCACTGTTCGTGAAAAGCCGATTAATCTATATCCACTGGCATATCTTCATAACTTCGAATCGGAGCATCGAGAAAAGCTCGATAATGAGACATATCAATCATATATTGCGAAAGCACCGCTCTATATCCGTGAGGATACAAGACAATTGCGTGAATTCGTTGCATCACAGATTGATACTGGAGACAACAGGAAGAATCTCTATGAGATGAGCAACGGGAAAATCAGACCGGCGAAATCATTACAACGCTCATTATTATCAATGCTCGAACGTCAGGACGAGTTCACATTAATTGATTCACAAAAAGTTGTCTTTGAAAAAGCCGTTGAACTAGCAATACAGTCACGACGTGATGGGCAGAAACGTGTATTACTCATAGAAGGCGGTCCGGGAACAGGCAAGACAGTTGTTGCAATCAATATCCTCGCTGAGTTAATTCAACAGGATATGATTACGCAATACGTCTCAAAAAATCGAGCGCCACGAGATGTCTATGAACAGAAACTTCGTGGAGATAAATTAGTTAAAGAGATCAAACATCTATTCACAGGCGCGGGTAGTTTCGTTGAGACAGAGACAAATACAATTCCTGCATTGATTGCTGATGAGGCTCATCGGCTAAACGAGGAATCGACATTTTTTGGTCGCGGTGAAAACCAAATTATGGAAATTATCAATGCTGCCAAATTTAGCGTTTTCTTTATTGACGAAAATCAGCGCGTCCATATCGACGATATCGGTTCAAAACAAGAAATCCGGCAGCATGCACGCAATTTGAATGCTGATATTGAAGAGATGACCCTTACATCACAATTCCGATGCAATGGGTCAAGAGGATACGTCGCCTGGGTAGATGATGTGCTACAGATTCGACAGACAGCCAACGCAGATGGATTTGATCTTGAGTTTGATATACATGTGTTTGATTCCCCACATGCTCTTCATACGGCGATTGAACAAAAGAATAATCAGAACCGAGTTTCGCGTGTTGTAGCGGGATACTGTTGGGAGTGGGAAAAAGACGGTCGCGCTGATCCTTCTATCAGTGATATCACGATTGGTAATTACGAACGGAGTTGGAATCTTGATACAAATGACCCATGGGCGATTACTGAGGGGTCAATTGATCAAGTCGGGTGCATTCACACGTGTCAGGGACTTGAATTTGATTACGTTGGCGTAATTATTGGTGAGGACTTGAAATATCGCGATGGAGATATCATCGTAGATCATGAAGAGCGAGCGAGCACCGACAGATCATTATTCGGGATTAAGAAAATGTTTCGAGAGAATCCTAACAAAGCGGCTGAGACCGCTGAAGAGGTAATTAAAAATACGTATCGGACACTGTTGACCCGTGGGATGAAAGGCTGCTATCTGTACTGCTGTGATGATGAGCTTCAATCATATCTGAAAACTCGAGTTGAAAATATCTCTATTAATTCATAATCAAAGTGCATGGATGCTGTAGCTGTCACCAGATGAACCTCATTGGTGTCTGTGCAGGTGAGTCGTTGATTCTTCTCTATTGACCACAACCTATTTCATTAAACCCTGACACTGCTGGTAATGGAATTCAAAAGAAAATATGTTTTGCAATTTGCTATCTTATGTCCCTAAGATATCGAATGACCAGTAGAATCAGTTATATTCAGAACTTCACACTTCGGGAGTTGCATCCAGTCACTGCCGAGACTAGCTGTTATGAGACAGTATATGAGATTGCTCAAGGAACTCCACCGCCGGTGGTAAATACAAAATCCAGGATACTAAATCTGTCATGACCGGTTACAATGAAATATCACCGATATGATCATCATCCATCCAATGCATCAATCACAATCTGTTTATGATCGAATCCCATCTCAGGGAGGTCATTTGAATTGAATGTCCCTACCTCAGCGGCTTCCTCTCGTGGAACTGGTGTTTCATTGGTATTGCTTCTGCATCGATAGGCTGCGGTCACGTTTCCGCGCTTATCACGGTCAGGACCGTCATACAGACCAATAAATTCCTCAATGACAATGCTAAGACCAACCTCTTCTTTTGTCTCACGGACACATGCCTCTCGTGCTGTCTCATCTTGCTCAACGAATCCACCAGGAAGTGCCCATGATCCCTCAAACGGGGGATGAGTTCGCTTCATGAGAAGTACTTTTCCATCAAATTCAATGACGGCATCAGTTGTCAGTGTACGAGGTCCTACCATAATAGATGGTCAGCCCTGTTCATAATGAGTTCTATGGCATCTATTTCTATCCAGTGAGTCATCTCCAATTTATATTTAAGTTTGATCATGGATATGTGAGTTTTATCACCCCCGTACAAGATAACCGTCAAATAAACTAAAACGTGAATCCGTCCGGCGATCTATTGTTGATGGATAAACCGTGTATCACTATGCATATCAAAATATAAACACAAAGCAAGCATATACTGCATGTGATGTTAGAATTAGCAAATGAAGCGTGTGAGGCATGTACCTCAGAAGATGAACCGCTTGTTGAGAGCGAATATGCAGAGTATCATACTGAACTCAGAGGTGATGTTTGGGAGGTCGTTGATGATCATCATCTTGAGGCAACATATAATTTTGAGGACTTTCGTGATGCACTTGAGTTCACATATGAAATTGGTGAACTCGCTGAGGAAGAATGGCATCATCCAGATATCTCCCTCGAATGGGGGGAAGTAAATATTGAAATGTGGACACACAAAATCGACGGACTGCATAAGACGGACTTTGTGATGGCCGCACGCATGGACCGTATCCACAAACAGTACGCCTAGATAAAAACGAGCAATCGACAGTGCGGAATCGATGCCAAAGGAAAATCACGTAATACTGAGTCTGTCAGTCTTACGTATCAAATAGTTGTATAATCAATAATTATCAATCACTCACTATAAGCTAAGCCTCTGACATTCATCATAGACACTGTCGTGTGGATACAACGGATAATTGATAAAATATTATTCTTATTCGATATTGCACAATCGCTTGCTAGCCGCTTCAGAATCATTTAATCAATTATCTGATGAACAGGCGCAATCCCACGCAGACCGTGGATACGCGCCATCACTTGGGAATCTATCCACGTGATGTGACCACGCTAAGATGTGAACGCTCACAGTGAACTATGTAGGAAACACACTAAAAACAGAGCGATTCCCCGCGCAGTCCTGCGATGGCGACCTGCCCGCCCACGGTACCCAAGCGATTATCGGAACCAGTCGATACCCAGCGTATTCTCATAGAAACTGACTGGAGTTGACTACTGGAAGCAGACACGCAGTAACTCCGAGTCCGCTGATGTTGACTCGACTCTCGCCGGGCAACACCAGCTCCGAGGGTCGGTGGGACTGCACCCTGCAATCTCCAACACTCCCACGGAGGAAACCGCGCCGTTCACAGCGCGGAGGATGTCATGCTCTAGAATCCAGAGAAACCCAGTAAGTGATCTTACCACAATTCACTCTATTGAAATACATAAACAATACATACATAACATCATGACTGTGGCGGGACATTCTGTCCAAGTAGTGATGGAGTCTTGAGCACTGCCACTGTCTCAACGTTAACAGTAACAATATCTTCAGATGGTGTTGTATCCACGCTGATATCATTACCAGTAAACTGGTCTGTCGTATCAACAACTGCCCGAAGGTCCACGTATCGGGACTCTTCAGCGAAATTAATGATAATTACTCGCTTCGGCTCATTCATCCCCGCGTTTCGAGCGAAGACAAGCACGTCCGTGGGTGTCTCACTCCGGTGAGCGACTCGGGTGAGTTTTGATTTCACCCCAAACACTGGTGAGTCGTGATACAGCGCGATAAGACGCTGATAGAAGGCAAAGTGCTCTGTAGGAAGTGTCGACCAGTTTATGAACGCTCGCTTATATGGATCTGACTCGATATCATCGCTTTGGGTCGGGTCGTCCGGATATGCAGCCTCTCGACGCTGACCATGCTTAGTGATCAATCGCTCCTGCCCATAATATACCATTGGAATCCCCGGAAGCATGACTGCTGCTGCCATTGCCGCTCGCTGGATTTTCTCTGCAGCGGGTCGTTGAGCAAGCATCGCCTGATAGGTTAATCGAGCTTCATCATGGTTCTCCGTCGCATTGAGTAAGTGAGTATGTTGTGGGAATCCATCGTTTCTGCGGGCTGCAATATCGGCGAGGAGATCTGTTGGTGACCGTTTCCCCTGTGCGATTGCATGCACAGATCGCATGAATCCTGACGTATCAAAATGACAATCGAACTCCGAGGCGGCAAAGCGAGCCTTGCGCGGGATTGCTTCATCAAGCAGGAAAAACTCAGAATTCTGTGCCCGAACTCGCTCACGAACCTCTACCCAAAAACTGTGCGGTACTCCCCATGCAATATCACACCGAAATCCATCAACCCGCCGAGCCCAGAATTCGATGCTAGCGAGGATATGTTCCCGAAGCGCAACATTACCAAAATTAAGATTTGGCTGATATCTCACATCAAAGAAACTTGTCTGTGCAGGGGCAGCATCGTGTTTATTCCCTCTTTGCTGGCGGTCAAACCAATCAAAATACTTTGAGTTGGTATTCCAGGATGTAATATCCGGAAAGGTGCTGATATCATCTGAATCCGAATCAGTATCTAACTTAGCAACAGTGTCCTGAAAAAACGTATGCGGCCATCCACAGTGATTAATGACAAGATCAAAACAGACGCGAATATCATGATCATGACATTCCTCAACAAATGTTTCAAATTCCGCCAGCGTACCTAAATCATCAGCAATATCAAAATAATTGGTTGCGCTATACCCATGTGGTCCGCCTGGAGCACGGTCCACGGTTGGGCTCCATGCGGGAACAATTGGGGTCAGCCATACAACATCAATACCTAAAGAGCTCAGATATGATACTCGTTTACTCAGCGTTTCAAATGTGGTTTCACCGGGGGTCCCTGCAAATGAACGAGTGAAAATCTCATATATTACGGCATTGTCGAGCCAATCAGGTGGACGATTTGGGAGTGAAACTGTCTTTGTTTCAGGGTCAAGACATATTTGATCCCGCACACCGACACACTGACCATCGAAAGGGGCAGCATACACATTTGTTGGAGAACTTAGTGCCGTAATTGGAATCTGTGCTTTTGTTTCAGTTATATTGATATCCTCAGCATCAAGCTCACTCGCATCGTGTGGGAGAAACTCAACGATAAGATCTGAGTCACG from Haloquadratum walsbyi C23 harbors:
- a CDS encoding alpha-amylase family glycosyl hydrolase, whose amino-acid sequence is MSGQTPHGGHHPGPPRFLSCSDCIVDPIFVDTEHGFDRDNLAPTISGQPNKDPENYDSDAFSWRVITRPPQSTATIEHALSPYDHRERYDHGLHNTAEFNPDEPGTYTIELKAPDTTHELTIHVFDSPGKHQKADDIADNASPPRISLDGYYDAEIESFVIESHPALAPNSEARDSDLIVEFLPHDASELDAEDINITETKAQIPITALSSPTNVYAAPFDGQCVGVRDQICLDPETKTVSLPNRPPDWLDNAVIYEIFTRSFAGTPGETTFETLSKRVSYLSSLGIDVVWLTPIVPAWSPTVDRAPGGPHGYSATNYFDIADDLGTLAEFETFVEECHDHDIRVCFDLVINHCGWPHTFFQDTVAKLDTDSDSDDISTFPDITSWNTNSKYFDWFDRQQRGNKHDAAPAQTSFFDVRYQPNLNFGNVALREHILASIEFWARRVDGFRCDIAWGVPHSFWVEVRERVRAQNSEFFLLDEAIPRKARFAASEFDCHFDTSGFMRSVHAIAQGKRSPTDLLADIAARRNDGFPQHTHLLNATENHDEARLTYQAMLAQRPAAEKIQRAAMAAAVMLPGIPMVYYGQERLITKHGQRREAAYPDDPTQSDDIESDPYKRAFINWSTLPTEHFAFYQRLIALYHDSPVFGVKSKLTRVAHRSETPTDVLVFARNAGMNEPKRVIIINFAEESRYVDLRAVVDTTDQFTGNDISVDTTPSEDIVTVNVETVAVLKTPSLLGQNVPPQS
- a CDS encoding PHP domain-containing protein, translating into MNVEMINEHGFADLHVHTTASDGVDTLSERCARAREVDLPIFAVTDHDCVHPAFSKPIMKRDHCAVINGAEIRAGVAGHEIEILGLFLDPTSSELQDVLERVQQHRINRNQTIVNALRTHAGLEATYEMLIHRVDGVLTRPHLAEQLEREGIVESHDEAFQQYLQSGVKTHEPLKLVACEIVISAIHAAGGVASLAHPGYFQPPTSEHTFDSLASLIQRLKTAGLDAIEVTYEYGASGFSPPRATTLANKTDLLQTGGSDCHGVDTSITSIGDVRVSRSQFRRLYERSDTTIRPH
- a CDS encoding DUF2075 domain-containing protein; the encoded protein is MFVYESTKSGFLDDVLAGRLVSEIKRGYQSHGIGMGASNEIRSWKNSLQYMHTVLVNSSVPDNAGVAIEFKIPLTSRRVDFLLSGYDNADNANVIIIELKQWSGDSTQMVADKDGIVKTPLGGGIHETTHPSYQASSYAQLLKDFNVTVREKPINLYPLAYLHNFESEHREKLDNETYQSYIAKAPLYIREDTRQLREFVASQIDTGDNRKNLYEMSNGKIRPAKSLQRSLLSMLERQDEFTLIDSQKVVFEKAVELAIQSRRDGQKRVLLIEGGPGTGKTVVAINILAELIQQDMITQYVSKNRAPRDVYEQKLRGDKLVKEIKHLFTGAGSFVETETNTIPALIADEAHRLNEESTFFGRGENQIMEIINAAKFSVFFIDENQRVHIDDIGSKQEIRQHARNLNADIEEMTLTSQFRCNGSRGYVAWVDDVLQIRQTANADGFDLEFDIHVFDSPHALHTAIEQKNNQNRVSRVVAGYCWEWEKDGRADPSISDITIGNYERSWNLDTNDPWAITEGSIDQVGCIHTCQGLEFDYVGVIIGEDLKYRDGDIIVDHEERASTDRSLFGIKKMFRENPNKAAETAEEVIKNTYRTLLTRGMKGCYLYCCDDELQSYLKTRVENISINS
- a CDS encoding NUDIX domain-containing protein; translated protein: MVGPRTLTTDAVIEFDGKVLLMKRTHPPFEGSWALPGGFVEQDETAREACVRETKEEVGLSIVIEEFIGLYDGPDRDKRGNVTAAYRCRSNTNETPVPREEAAEVGTFNSNDLPEMGFDHKQIVIDALDG
- a CDS encoding 4a-hydroxytetrahydrobiopterin dehydratase, producing the protein MLELANEACEACTSEDEPLVESEYAEYHTELRGDVWEVVDDHHLEATYNFEDFRDALEFTYEIGELAEEEWHHPDISLEWGEVNIEMWTHKIDGLHKTDFVMAARMDRIHKQYA